In the genome of Clostridiales bacterium, the window TTTCCTTGAATTAATTAAATAAAGGAAAAAAGACATATACTTTAGTTAAAATTAAAAGCATTGAGCTTTACCATTTAGAGTTTTTGTGATATTATAACTTGGATTGGTGCATAAGTATCTTCTGTGTCTTATTTTGTAAATTAGATACTTATGTTTTTTGTAGGTGATTTATATTTTATGGAGGGGTTTTAGGTGAAGGATTTGTTAGTTCTGGGAATTGAATCAAGTTGTGATGAGACATCAGCTGCAGTTGTTTTAAATGGTAGAGAGATTTTGTCGAATGTGATTTCATCTCAGATAAAGATACATAAAAAATATGGAGGAGTAGTTCCGGAAATCGCGTCTAGAAAGCATATTGAGTCAATTGTACCTGTTGTATCTGATGCGCTAGCTAAGGCAAATAAAACTTTGGATGATATCGATGTTATAGGAGTAACAAAAGGTCCAGGTTTGGTGGGAGCATTATTAGTAGGAGTATCCTTTGCAAAGGCAGTAGCATTTTCAAAAAAGAAGCCGTTGGTGGGAGTAAATCACATACAGGGACATATTTGTGCAAATTTTCTTCAGCACCCAGATTTAGAGCCACCTTTTATTTGTTTAGTTGTGTCGGGTGGACATAGTCATATAGTTTATGTTAAAGATTATGTAACTTTTGAAATACTAGGACAGACAAGAGACGATGCGGCGGGAGAAGCTTTTGATAAAATTGCGCGTGCAGTTGGATTGGGATATCCAGGAGGTCCGCTTGTGGATAATATGGCTAAAAAGGGTGATGCTCATTCAATAGAGTTTCCTAGAGTATATTTTAAAGATAGAAGTTTCGATTTTAGTTTTAGTGGGCTAAAGACAGCTGTGCTAAATTATATTAACATTGCAAATCAAAAAAATGAAAGTATTAACATTTATGACGTCTGTGCAAGTTTTCAGCAGGCAGTTGTTGATGTGTTGGTTGAAAATACTTTACGTTGTGCAAAAAATAAAAAGTTATCAACAGTTGTATTGGCAGGGGGTGTTGCTGCTAATAATCAGTTACGTCAAAAAATGCAGGATGAATGTTGTAAAAATGGTTATAAATGTTATTATCCGTTAACTGTATTATGTACTGATAATGCGGCGATGATAGCCAGTGCAGCGTATTATGAGTATAGCAACAATAATTTGTCAGATATTACTTTAAATGCATATCCATCTTTAAAATTGGGGAAAAATTCTGTTAATGAATTTTGAATAATTTGTGTATAATGATTGTGAATAATGTGGATAACTTTATAATTTATTGATACAGGATTAATTTTCTTGTGAATATTTTTGGGGAATAATTGTTGCGATTTTTTGTGGATATATCTGTGGATAATGTGGATAATGTTAATAAATTAAGTAAAAATATGGAGAAAAAATTATGCAAAAGAATATAATTTTAATAGGTATGCCGAGTGTGGGAAAAACAACAGTAGGTAGAATGTTAGCTCAAAGTACCAATAAAAAGTTTGTGGATACAGATTATATATTAAAGACAAAAACCAAGTTAACACCGAGAGATATAGTAAAAATACATGGAGAAGAGTTTTTTTTAGAGTGTCAACAAAACATTTTAACAAAGGAGGATTTTTTTAATTCGGTTATTTCAACTGGTGGTAGTGTTGTGTACAGTGATTTTTTGATGCTTAAATTTAAGAGTATTGGATTTATTGTTTATTTAAAGGATTCTCTAAGTGAGTTAAAAAGTAGGATAGAAGAGAATAGACGAATAATTGGTAGCCATAATTTTAGTTTTGATGAATTATACATACAAAGGGACGAGTTATACACAAAATATGCAGATATAATGATTGATTGTACAAATAGAAAACCAGAGGATATATTAAAAAAAATAGAAGAGGAGGTGCTACAAAGTGAGTAATACGTTTGGAAAGATATTTAGGGTTACGACTGCAGGAGAGAGTTATGCGGGATTTTTTCAAAAAAAAGAGGGTAATTTACCAGGAGGATTAATCACAATAATAGATGGGGTACCATCAGGATTAAAAATAACTGAAGATATGATAAATTCGGAATTAGAAAAAAGAAAGACTGATACGTCATTTGTGACGACAACACGAAGAGAAAAGGATGAAGCCATAATATTTTCTGGAGTGATGAAAGATAATATTACAACAGGTGCACCATTAGGAATTTTGGTAGTGAATAAAGATATAGAGGAAAAACAGGCTAAGTATCACATAGAAAATAAAGATATTATAAGACCTGGTCATGCAAACTATACATATTACCAAAAATATGGAGAGCATATGGATTATTTAGGAGGAGGGAGAGCATCGGGAAGAGAGACCGTGTCTAGAGTGGTTGCAGGAGCTGTTGCAAAAGAAATCTTGGATAAAGTAGGTATAGACGTTATTGCATATACTATTGAATCGCATGGAATAAAAGCAAAAGATATATCATATCAGGAGGCTAAAAGAAATTATAGGAAGAATATAATAAATTGTCCTGATTTTGACAAAGCTAGAGAGATGATAGAAGATTTGAGGGAAGTTATCCAAAATAACAATTCATGTGGTGGAGTAGTAGAAATAATAGTAAAAGGTGCAATGGCAGGTTTAGGAGAACCTGTGTTTGATAAAATGGATGCAGCATTGGCTCATGCACTAATGTCGATAGGAGGAATTAAAGGAGTGGAGTTTGGTGCAGGGTTTAAACATGCGAGTATGTTAGCTACAGAGGCTAATGATATTCCAGTTATCGATGATAAAGGCAGAATATCCTTTAAAACAAATAATGCAGGAGGTATATTAGGAGGGTTAACTAATGGAGAAGAGATAAGAATAAGAGTGGCGGTAAAGCCAACTCCAACAATACCGCTGGTGCAAGATACAGTGGATATGAAAAGTTTAGAGCAAAAAAAAGTTATTTTTAATACTAAAAATGATGTATCTATATGTGCAAGAATATATCCGGTGTGTGAGTCTATGGTAAGAATTGTAATGGTGGACTCGATACTACAAAATAGGGCAGTACAAAATTTTTTTTGAAGTAAGTTATAGAAGCGCTAAACTTTTGAGGAATGGAAAAGTACAACTTAAAATTATAAAAATCTTAAGTATGATAGAATATTAAGTTGATTGTTTTTACTCGTATCTGGCGCGCAAGGTAAAAAATCTTTGTTTCCCAGAGATTGCATAAAAACGCAACCTCTGGATAAAATTAGCAGCAGCCACAATTTGAATCGCCTAAGTTCCAGTTATTACAGAAAAGTAGAAGGAATATCAAAAGGAAAAATAATATACTACAATCATCTCCCCAAAGAGAACCTGAACAACAAGCTCTATCCATAGAAAAACCCCCTTAAACTAAGTCATATATTATGATATGTAGCAAAAAAGAAAAATGTTAATTGCATTTTAATATTGACTAAAGCCAGTAGCAATAAACAAGGAAGAAGGATTTTTTGATTCAAGTGTTGTATATATTACCTAGGTAGTTTTAATAGGGTGTTTTCTGTGAGAATTTAGGGGAGGTGTTTATTATGGCTCTAGATATGAGTAAGTTAAAATCATTAATAGGAAAAAATGGATTAGAAGATGAAAAGCGTAAATTAA includes:
- the tsaD gene encoding tRNA (adenosine(37)-N6)-threonylcarbamoyltransferase complex transferase subunit TsaD; the encoded protein is MKDLLVLGIESSCDETSAAVVLNGREILSNVISSQIKIHKKYGGVVPEIASRKHIESIVPVVSDALAKANKTLDDIDVIGVTKGPGLVGALLVGVSFAKAVAFSKKKPLVGVNHIQGHICANFLQHPDLEPPFICLVVSGGHSHIVYVKDYVTFEILGQTRDDAAGEAFDKIARAVGLGYPGGPLVDNMAKKGDAHSIEFPRVYFKDRSFDFSFSGLKTAVLNYINIANQKNESINIYDVCASFQQAVVDVLVENTLRCAKNKKLSTVVLAGGVAANNQLRQKMQDECCKNGYKCYYPLTVLCTDNAAMIASAAYYEYSNNNLSDITLNAYPSLKLGKNSVNEF
- the aroC gene encoding chorismate synthase; this encodes MSNTFGKIFRVTTAGESYAGFFQKKEGNLPGGLITIIDGVPSGLKITEDMINSELEKRKTDTSFVTTTRREKDEAIIFSGVMKDNITTGAPLGILVVNKDIEEKQAKYHIENKDIIRPGHANYTYYQKYGEHMDYLGGGRASGRETVSRVVAGAVAKEILDKVGIDVIAYTIESHGIKAKDISYQEAKRNYRKNIINCPDFDKAREMIEDLREVIQNNNSCGGVVEIIVKGAMAGLGEPVFDKMDAALAHALMSIGGIKGVEFGAGFKHASMLATEANDIPVIDDKGRISFKTNNAGGILGGLTNGEEIRIRVAVKPTPTIPLVQDTVDMKSLEQKKVIFNTKNDVSICARIYPVCESMVRIVMVDSILQNRAVQNFF
- a CDS encoding shikimate kinase; translation: MQKNIILIGMPSVGKTTVGRMLAQSTNKKFVDTDYILKTKTKLTPRDIVKIHGEEFFLECQQNILTKEDFFNSVISTGGSVVYSDFLMLKFKSIGFIVYLKDSLSELKSRIEENRRIIGSHNFSFDELYIQRDELYTKYADIMIDCTNRKPEDILKKIEEEVLQSE